From the Bos taurus isolate L1 Dominette 01449 registration number 42190680 breed Hereford chromosome 20, ARS-UCD2.0, whole genome shotgun sequence genome, one window contains:
- the PTCD2 gene encoding pentatricopeptide repeat-containing protein 2, mitochondrial has protein sequence MAATLRPPKQVLLLHALRSLVYHWVGGSGSTCCLCPLGAKRYLLTDSIVKLKEFQRKKVAVACNLPGTKETYLRNLEEKLTQNKLILKEELRTLLHLCTSRDDVELAKHVIYRYHAENRNITLGEYKFGPLFVRLCYELDLEDSAVELIKDQHLQGFFSDSTSFNILMDMLFIKGKYRSALEVLIQMKNQDLKFNKDTYVLAFAICYKLNSPESFQICTTLREEALIKGEILPRRASCFAVALALNQNQVAKAISIFSQIMNPESIICTNLNIMIHIQSNMLKTLIDILKDATEGNLSRFVKRHVFSEEVLVKVREKVKDVPALLAEFDELNKKLHRSGQVTAYTLDALLCHTPSDRQSYTVLLNKRTVSRRTFQPLSQSLWAE, from the exons ATGGCGGCTACCTTGCGGCCCCCGAAGCAAGTCCTTCTGCTGCATGCGCTGCGAAGTTTGGTGTATCACTGGGTGGGAGGCTCTGGTTCTACCTGCTGCCTCTGCCCTCTCGGAG CTAAAAGATACCTACTTACAGACAGTATTGTGAAATTAAAGGAGTTTCAACGTAAGAAGGTGGCTGTTGCATGTAATCTTCCTGGCACCAAAG AAACCTATTTGAGAAACCTGGAAGAGAAACTGACCCAGAATAAGCTCATCCTGAAAGAGGAGTTGAGAACCCTGCTTCATTTGTGTACATCCCGGGACGACGTGGAGCTGGCTAAACATGTCATTTACAG GTACCATGCAGAGAACAGGAACATCACTTTGGGAGAGTACAAGTTTGGACCGCTTTTCGTGAGGTTGTGCTATGAGCTGGATCTTGAGGACTCTGCAGTGGAGCTCATCAAAGACCAG CATTTACAAGGTTTCTTCTCAGACTCCACATCATTCAATATTTTGATGGATATGTTATTTATCAAAGGCAAATATAGAA GTGCATTGGAAGTACTGATTCAGATGAAAAACCAAGATCTGAAGTTCAACAAAGATACCTATGTCCTTGCTTTTGCAATTTGCTACAAACTG AATAGCCCTGAATCTTTTCAAATCTGTACCACATTAAGAGAAGAAGCCCTAATCAAAGGAGAAATCCTCCCCAGGAGAGCATCCTGTTTTGCAGTGGCATTAGCTCTGAACCAG aACCAGGTGGCAAAAGCTATATCCATTTTTTCTCAAATCATGAACCCAGAAAGCATAATCTGCACTAATTTAAAT ATTATGATCCATATCCAGTCAAATATGTTGAAAACTCTAATAGACATATTAAAGGATGCCACAGAGGGAAATCTATCAAGATTTGTGAAAAGACATGTATTCTCAGAAGAAGTG CTGGTCAAAGTGAGGGAAAAAGTGAAGGACGTGCCCGCTCTCCTGGCCGAGTTTGATGAGCTTAACAAGAAACTGCACAGAAGTGGCCAGGTCACCGCATACACTTTGGATGCCCTGCTCTGCCACACCCCCAGCGACAGGCAGTCCTACACGGTGCTGCTGAACAAGAGGACAGTCAGCCGTCGGACCTTCCAGCCGCTCAGCCAGTCCCTGTGGGCTGAGTGA
- the PTCD2 gene encoding pentatricopeptide repeat-containing protein 2, mitochondrial isoform X1 has protein sequence MDMLFIKGKYRSALEVLIQMKNQDLKFNKDTYVLAFAICYKLNSPESFQICTTLREEALIKGEILPRRASCFAVALALNQNQVAKAISIFSQIMNPESIICTNLNIMIHIQSNMLKTLIDILKDATEGNLSRFVKRHVFSEEVLVKVREKVKDVPALLAEFDELNKKLHRSGQVTAYTLDALLCHTPSDRQSYTVLLNKRTVSRRTFQPLSQSLWAE, from the exons ATGGATATGTTATTTATCAAAGGCAAATATAGAA GTGCATTGGAAGTACTGATTCAGATGAAAAACCAAGATCTGAAGTTCAACAAAGATACCTATGTCCTTGCTTTTGCAATTTGCTACAAACTG AATAGCCCTGAATCTTTTCAAATCTGTACCACATTAAGAGAAGAAGCCCTAATCAAAGGAGAAATCCTCCCCAGGAGAGCATCCTGTTTTGCAGTGGCATTAGCTCTGAACCAG aACCAGGTGGCAAAAGCTATATCCATTTTTTCTCAAATCATGAACCCAGAAAGCATAATCTGCACTAATTTAAAT ATTATGATCCATATCCAGTCAAATATGTTGAAAACTCTAATAGACATATTAAAGGATGCCACAGAGGGAAATCTATCAAGATTTGTGAAAAGACATGTATTCTCAGAAGAAGTG CTGGTCAAAGTGAGGGAAAAAGTGAAGGACGTGCCCGCTCTCCTGGCCGAGTTTGATGAGCTTAACAAGAAACTGCACAGAAGTGGCCAGGTCACCGCATACACTTTGGATGCCCTGCTCTGCCACACCCCCAGCGACAGGCAGTCCTACACGGTGCTGCTGAACAAGAGGACAGTCAGCCGTCGGACCTTCCAGCCGCTCAGCCAGTCCCTGTGGGCTGAGTGA